The following are from one region of the Pseudorasbora parva isolate DD20220531a chromosome 12, ASM2467924v1, whole genome shotgun sequence genome:
- the patz1 gene encoding POZ (BTB) and AT hook-containing zinc finger 1 isoform X1, with translation MEKTEQPWNSSYTYQVSKHSAEMLHNLNSQRKDGGRFCDVILRVGEESFPAHKAVLAACSEYFESVFSCQAEDDGQGKELEMHTISPKVFRDILDFAYTSKIVVRLECFPELMTAAKFLLMRSVIEICQEVIKQSNVQILVPPSRGGEHSLFRAAEQLSYPLPVDMSNGSVSNGAVFTDNNDSDSADPTQPAAPGAQAADRLTVSPLEFQNSHLNSDSSKRSRGRPKKEPTTEPISFNNSTAQNEDGGLFTCGVCGKNLPDDVQLRNHETQHGTFSGSVSTGAELVAVDGPPMITHSQSRFQENGLPADNRKRERTRRHVACDLCGKVFRDVYHLNRHKLSHSGEKPYACPVCGLRFKRKDRMSYHVRSHDGSVGKPYVCQSCGKGFSRPDHLNGHIKQVHTTERPHKCQICNASFATRDRLRSHLACHEDKIPCQVCGKFLRAAYMTDHLKKHSEGPHNYCGICNKGFSTASYLKVHVKTHHSSSMLPSSAAHQFPEPRTNRPQMHNGAPYHSGRQCAVEDLCTSRRLLVTFPETEGSFRGLTGPILPQPVPPGLGLQPELLLGKPGPNPYFWECRSSGAPGFPLHGPLTDGQENAGKCPHQDSDGSDAVFGDLSNGTDLKAEHKVEGEEMEVTSFIFNGQPEDAVTSPGGSKDMQKTDHEKKFACGECGQAFRTKSYLNKHHHRVHKKRAAAGSGLGDLGSPFSPQQNMSLLESFGFQIVQSAFASSLVDSEMGSSGMGLGEK, from the exons ATGGAGAAGACAGAACAGCCGTGGAATTCCTCCTACACGTACCAGGTGAGCAAACACAGCGCCGAGATGCTACACAACCTCAACAGCCAGAGAAAAGATGGAGGCAGGTTTTGTGATGTTATCTTGCGCGTCGGAGAGGAGAGCTTCcccgcgcacaaagcggtgttGGCGGCGTGCAGCGAGTATTTCGAGTCGGTGTTTAGCTGTCAGGCGGAAGACGACGGTCAAGGCAAGGAGCTGGAGATGCACACGATCAGCCCCAAAGTTTTCCGAGACATCCTGGACTTCGCGTACACCTCCAAGATCGTGGTGCGCCTGGAGTGCTTCCCAGAGCTGATGACCGCGGCGAAGTTTCTGCTCATGCGATCTGTCATCGAGATCTGTCAGGAGGTCATCAAACAATCCAACGTGCAGATCCTCGTGCCTCCGTCTCGAGGAGGCGAGCACAGCCTGTTCAGGGCCGCGGAGCAGCTGTCATACCCCCTGCCCGTGGACATGTCAAACGGGAGCGTGTCCAACGGCGCCGTGTTTACCGACAACAATGACAGCGACAGTGCCGATCCGACGCAGCCGGCCGCTCCCGGAGCACAAGCGGCCGATCGATTAACGGTTTCCCCGTTGGAGTTTCAAAACAGCCACCTTAACAGCGACAGCTCCAAGCGAAGCAGAGGGAGACCCAAAAAAGAGCCCACAACAGAGCCGATCTCATTTAATAATAGCACTGCTCAAAACGAAGACGGGGGCCTTTTCACTTGCGGGGTTTGTGGGAAGAATTTACCCGACGACGTGCAATTGAGAAACCACGAGACTCAGCACGGGACGTTCAGCGGTAGTGTAAGCACCGGTGCGGAGCTGGTCGCAGTGGACGGCCCGCCGATGATCACTCATTCCCAGTCGAGGTTTCAGGAAAACGGACTGCCGGCGGACAACCGTAAGCGCGAGAGGACGAGACGACACGTCGCGTGTGATCTATGCGGGAAGGTCTTCCGAGACGTCTACCACCTGAACCGGCACAAGCTGTCACATTCGGGCGAAAAACCGTATGCGTGTCCGGTGTGCGGGCTGCGCTTTAAACGCAAGGATAGGATGTCTTACCATGTGCGGTCTCACGACGGCTCGGTGGGTAAGCCGTATGTCTGTCAAAGCTGCGGGAAGGGTTTCTCTAG GCCAGACCACCTGAATGGACATATTAAACAGGTGCACACCACAGAGCGACCTCACAAGTGTCAG ATTTGCAACGCGTCCTTCGCAACACGAGATCGCCTGAGGTCGCACCTGGCTTGCCATGAAGATAAGATACCATGTCAAGTGTGTGGGAAATTTCTCCGGGCTGCCTACATGACCGACCACTTGAAAAAACACAGTGAAGGACCTCATAACTACTGTGGAATATGCAACAAAG GTTTTTCTACTGCCTCCTACTTAAAGGTGCACGTAAAAACGCACCACAGCTCGTCCATGCTCCCTTCCTCTGCAGCACATCAGTTCCCTGAACCACGCACCAACAGACCACAGATGCACAACGGCGCCCCCTACCACTCAGGACGCCAGTGCGCAGTGGAAG ACCTTTGCACCAGTCGCCGACTCCTGGTTACCTTTCCTGAGACAGAGGGGTCTTTTCGCGGGCTAACTGGCCCAATTCTACCCCAGCCTGTGCCTCCAGGCCTGGGCCTGCAGCCTGAGCTGCTCCTGGGCAAGCCAGGTCCAAATCCCTATTTCTGGGAGTGCCGCTCTTCTGGAGCACCAGGGTTTCCACTTCATGGACCTCTTACAG ATGGACAGGAGAATGCTGGGAAATGCCCCCATCAGGATTCTGATGGATCGGATGCAGTTTTCGGTGACCTTTCCAACGGAACGGACCTCAAGGCTGAACACAAAGTTGAGGGAGAAGAAATGGAGGTGACATCTTTCATTTTCAACGGCCAACCTGAAGACGCGGTGACCTCGCCGGGGGGATCCAAAGACATGCAAAAAACAGACCACGAAAAGAAGTTCGCCTGCGGCGAATGCGGCCAGGCCTTCCGCACAAAATCTTACCTCAACAAGCACCATCACCGGGTTCATAAGAAACGCGCTGCGGCCGGCTCTGGTCTCGGTGATCTCGGCTCGCCCTTTTCCCCCCAACAGAATATGTCACTTCTTGAATCCTTTGGCTTTCAGATCGTCCAGTCAGCCTTTGCCTCTTCACTTGTGGACTCTGAGATGGGCAGCAGCGGAATGGGTTTAGGGGAGAAATGA
- the patz1 gene encoding POZ (BTB) and AT hook-containing zinc finger 1 isoform X2 codes for MEKTEQPWNSSYTYQVSKHSAEMLHNLNSQRKDGGRFCDVILRVGEESFPAHKAVLAACSEYFESVFSCQAEDDGQGKELEMHTISPKVFRDILDFAYTSKIVVRLECFPELMTAAKFLLMRSVIEICQEVIKQSNVQILVPPSRGGEHSLFRAAEQLSYPLPVDMSNGSVSNGAVFTDNNDSDSADPTQPAAPGAQAADRLTVSPLEFQNSHLNSDSSKRSRGRPKKEPTTEPISFNNSTAQNEDGGLFTCGVCGKNLPDDVQLRNHETQHGTFSGSVSTGAELVAVDGPPMITHSQSRFQENGLPADNRKRERTRRHVACDLCGKVFRDVYHLNRHKLSHSGEKPYACPVCGLRFKRKDRMSYHVRSHDGSVGKPYVCQSCGKGFSRPDHLNGHIKQVHTTERPHKCQICNASFATRDRLRSHLACHEDKIPCQVCGKFLRAAYMTDHLKKHSEGPHNYCGICNKDGQENAGKCPHQDSDGSDAVFGDLSNGTDLKAEHKVEGEEMEVTSFIFNGQPEDAVTSPGGSKDMQKTDHEKKFACGECGQAFRTKSYLNKHHHRVHKKRAAAGSGLGDLGSPFSPQQNMSLLESFGFQIVQSAFASSLVDSEMGSSGMGLGEK; via the exons ATGGAGAAGACAGAACAGCCGTGGAATTCCTCCTACACGTACCAGGTGAGCAAACACAGCGCCGAGATGCTACACAACCTCAACAGCCAGAGAAAAGATGGAGGCAGGTTTTGTGATGTTATCTTGCGCGTCGGAGAGGAGAGCTTCcccgcgcacaaagcggtgttGGCGGCGTGCAGCGAGTATTTCGAGTCGGTGTTTAGCTGTCAGGCGGAAGACGACGGTCAAGGCAAGGAGCTGGAGATGCACACGATCAGCCCCAAAGTTTTCCGAGACATCCTGGACTTCGCGTACACCTCCAAGATCGTGGTGCGCCTGGAGTGCTTCCCAGAGCTGATGACCGCGGCGAAGTTTCTGCTCATGCGATCTGTCATCGAGATCTGTCAGGAGGTCATCAAACAATCCAACGTGCAGATCCTCGTGCCTCCGTCTCGAGGAGGCGAGCACAGCCTGTTCAGGGCCGCGGAGCAGCTGTCATACCCCCTGCCCGTGGACATGTCAAACGGGAGCGTGTCCAACGGCGCCGTGTTTACCGACAACAATGACAGCGACAGTGCCGATCCGACGCAGCCGGCCGCTCCCGGAGCACAAGCGGCCGATCGATTAACGGTTTCCCCGTTGGAGTTTCAAAACAGCCACCTTAACAGCGACAGCTCCAAGCGAAGCAGAGGGAGACCCAAAAAAGAGCCCACAACAGAGCCGATCTCATTTAATAATAGCACTGCTCAAAACGAAGACGGGGGCCTTTTCACTTGCGGGGTTTGTGGGAAGAATTTACCCGACGACGTGCAATTGAGAAACCACGAGACTCAGCACGGGACGTTCAGCGGTAGTGTAAGCACCGGTGCGGAGCTGGTCGCAGTGGACGGCCCGCCGATGATCACTCATTCCCAGTCGAGGTTTCAGGAAAACGGACTGCCGGCGGACAACCGTAAGCGCGAGAGGACGAGACGACACGTCGCGTGTGATCTATGCGGGAAGGTCTTCCGAGACGTCTACCACCTGAACCGGCACAAGCTGTCACATTCGGGCGAAAAACCGTATGCGTGTCCGGTGTGCGGGCTGCGCTTTAAACGCAAGGATAGGATGTCTTACCATGTGCGGTCTCACGACGGCTCGGTGGGTAAGCCGTATGTCTGTCAAAGCTGCGGGAAGGGTTTCTCTAG GCCAGACCACCTGAATGGACATATTAAACAGGTGCACACCACAGAGCGACCTCACAAGTGTCAG ATTTGCAACGCGTCCTTCGCAACACGAGATCGCCTGAGGTCGCACCTGGCTTGCCATGAAGATAAGATACCATGTCAAGTGTGTGGGAAATTTCTCCGGGCTGCCTACATGACCGACCACTTGAAAAAACACAGTGAAGGACCTCATAACTACTGTGGAATATGCAACAAAG ATGGACAGGAGAATGCTGGGAAATGCCCCCATCAGGATTCTGATGGATCGGATGCAGTTTTCGGTGACCTTTCCAACGGAACGGACCTCAAGGCTGAACACAAAGTTGAGGGAGAAGAAATGGAGGTGACATCTTTCATTTTCAACGGCCAACCTGAAGACGCGGTGACCTCGCCGGGGGGATCCAAAGACATGCAAAAAACAGACCACGAAAAGAAGTTCGCCTGCGGCGAATGCGGCCAGGCCTTCCGCACAAAATCTTACCTCAACAAGCACCATCACCGGGTTCATAAGAAACGCGCTGCGGCCGGCTCTGGTCTCGGTGATCTCGGCTCGCCCTTTTCCCCCCAACAGAATATGTCACTTCTTGAATCCTTTGGCTTTCAGATCGTCCAGTCAGCCTTTGCCTCTTCACTTGTGGACTCTGAGATGGGCAGCAGCGGAATGGGTTTAGGGGAGAAATGA
- the slc2a11a gene encoding solute carrier family 2, facilitated glucose transporter member 11, with protein MTTREKKGHMYTLALMVTSAAIGGTLQYGYNLAIMNAPTVFIQKFVNETFQERWGITLGVYEVTLIWTFIVSIFSLGGFIGALIAGPMSVRYGRKKTMLLNNVFLLSSSLLALLSRKAKSFEMIIISRVLVGINAGISMNVQPMYFGESAPKHLRGAVSLSSAVFTSFGLVLGQVVSLSEVLGSEPFWQYLLASNAIPGFIQLLTLPWFPESPRYLLIDCGDKEACLMALRRLRGCEVQREELDEILQEQNETKGECAKQPWELFTDRSVRWQLISVAVLSCAMQLCGNDSIYFYASYVFQAAGISAGQIPYVTIGTGMCEFTACIMCNLLIEKLGRKLMLMGGYVLMAGWAVVFTVALSLENIVSWMPYLSMTCIFTYILSFGMGPAGVTGILPTEIFNQTARPAAYMTAGSLMWLNLFIIGMIFPFLVSGLGQYCFVPFGAVCLLTASFIQMVLPETKGKTLAMITKEFHRLNYRGHIKMDPEVTKAQYQLGEVIHSTSL; from the exons ATGACTACAAGGGAAAAGAAG GGTCATATGTACACTTTGGCATTGATGGTGACCTCTGCAGCGATTGGGGGAACACTACAGTATGGATACAACCTGGCCATAATGAATGCACCGACTGTT ttcattcaaaagtttgtcaATGAGACATTTCAGGAGCGATGGGGAATAACGTTGGGGGTTTATGAGGTCACACTGATATGGACCTTTATAGTCTCTATTTTCTCATTGGGCGGCTTTATTGGGGCACTTATAGCAGGGCCAATGTCTGTCCGTTACGGGAG GAAGAAGACTATGTTGCTGAACAATGTGTTTCTGTTATCAAGCTCACTGCTTGCACTACTGAGCCGAAAAGCAAAGTCATTTGAAATGATTATCATCTCTCGAGTTTTGGTTGGTATAAATGCAG GCATCAGTATGAATGTCCAGCCCATgtattttggtgaaagtgcaCCGAAGCACTTACGAGGAGCTGTGTCTCTGTCCTCTGCTGTCTTCACGTCATTTGGACTGGTGTTGGGACAGGTGGTCAGTCTGAG TGAGGTGTTAGGTAGTGAGCCATTTTGGCAGTACTTATTGGCCAGTAATGCTATCCCCGGCTTCATCCAACTCCTCACCTTGCCCTGGTTTCCAGAAAGTCCCCGTTACCTCCTCATTGACTGTGGAGACAAAGAGGCCTGCCTAATGG CACTGCGGCGTCTGCGTGGCTGTGAGGTGCAGAGAGAAGAGCTGGATGAGATTCTGCAGGAACAGAATGAAACCAAGGGAGAATGTGCCAAACAGCCATGGGAGCTCTTTACTGACCGCAGCGTTCGCTGGCAGCTCATCTCTGTGGCAGTCTTGAGCTGTGCCATGCAACTGTGCGGTAACGACTCA ATTTACTTCTATGCATCATATGTGTTCCAAGCAGCGGGAATATCTGCAGGACAGATCCCATATGTGACTATTGGCACTGGGATGTGTGAATTCACAGCTTGCATTATGTGT aaCCTATTGATAGAGAAGTTAGGTAGGAAGCTGATGTTGATGGGTGGCTATGTTCTCATGGCAGGATGGGCTGTAGTCTTCACTGTGGCTCTTTCActtgag AATATTGTTTCTTGGATGCCTTACCTGAGCATGACATGCATCTTCACCTACATTCTCAGCTTTGGCATGGGACCAG CTGGGGTGACTGGAATCCTTCCAACAGAGATTTTTAACCAGACTGCACGCCCTGCTGCCTATATGActgctggatctttaatgtggCTGAACCTCTTCATTATCGGGATGATCTTCCCTTTCCTTGTG AGTGGTTTAGGACAGTATTGCTTTGTGCCATTTGGAGCTGTGTGCCTCCTGACTGCTTCCTTTATTCAGATGGTTCTACCTGAAACCAAGGGAAAGACCCTAGCGATGATCACTAAAGAGTTTCACAGACTCAACTACCGTGGACACATCAAAATGGATCCAGAAGTAACAAAAGCCCAGTACCAACTAGGTGAAGTCATTCACTCCACTTCCTTATAG